A genomic stretch from Aedes albopictus strain Foshan chromosome 2, AalbF5, whole genome shotgun sequence includes:
- the LOC109398118 gene encoding pickpocket protein 19-like, producing MKAANQVIRLANVARSNHLELIKRTDSGMTAVRGRLRPAARGVHPVKNGSFRQKVITALGIQGIEHVFDRRKHPLERLLWIILVGSAMYGSFFIGMYQLDHFYASPTVTQFDKNYREWVGTMPAATFCFRDRFDRARAIDYITTRYNLSKTDDIERILALFQALVNVTVSDFSALAPFMTISEQNNYANITLSLLSAPLLFDVDILSVVSAVHPRHDVAINSFDPAYNDLPIKQVITERGICYTLNAPLSRLQYTRENGYNTISISKSKCFLALIRCCVHSTRQYLLHSPYELATSDVQFAVMDETDELVASYMVLETVASDRLRDLSVKQRSCVFHDENYQGFQLYSYNLCVMRCRAARALEFCHCKPHFYPFIDGPACTIDGLRCLAKHPSWHDKQPCRCLKPCTEIVYYVMSATRSHWATEGGIPFKQKASFRWEMIQPKTRLRRDVLFTFEDLLVSFGGGIALFVGKDMMAFAEFPIFLITEALRRTAASIQRRT from the exons ATGAAAGCAGCCAACCAAGTCATCCGACTGGCGAATGTCGCCAGAAGTAATCATCTGGAGCTAATCAAGCGAACCGACTCCGGTATGACAGCCGTACGGGGCAGACTACGGCCTGCCGCCCGAGGAGTTCATCCAGTCAAGAATGGCTCGTTCCGCCAAAAGGTGATCACAGCGCTAGGAATTCAAGGTATAGAGCACGTGTTTGACCGGCGGAAGCATCCACTGGAAAG GCTTCTTTGGATCATCCTTGTTGGAAGTGCCATGTATGGTTCGTTCTTCATCGGCATGTACCAGCTGGACCATTTCTATGCCAGTCCAACCGTTACACAGTTTGACAAGAACTACCGAGAATGGGTTGGAACAATGCCAGCGGCGACGTTTTGCTTCCGAGACCGTTTCGACCGTGCGAGGGCCATCGATTATATTACAACACG CTACAACTTGTCCAAAACGGACGACATCGAGCGCATCCTGGCCCTGTTCCAAGCACTTGTCAACGTAACCGTGTCGGATTTCAGCGCATTAGCACCGTTCATGACCATCAGCGAGCAGAACAACTATGCCAACATTACGTTGTCATTGCTGTCGGCGCCACTACTGTTCGATGTTGACATCCTGTCGGTGGTCAGTGCTGTGCATCCGCGTCACGACGTGGCCATAAACAGTTTCGATCCTGCCTACAATGATTTGCCAATTAAGCAGGTTATAACCGAACGTGGGATCTGCTACACGCTTAACGCTCCGCTTTCCCGACTTCAGTACACCCGAGAAAATGG TTACAATACCATCTCAATCAGCAAAAGTAAATGTTTTCTAGCATTAATTCGGTGTTGTGTGCACTCTACTCGACAGTACCTACTGCATTCCCCGTACGAGCTGGCCACAAGCGACGTCCAATTTGCTGTAATGGACGAAACCGACGAACTTGTCGCTTCCTATATGGTGCTGGAAACAGT GGCCAGTGATAGACTACGGGATTTATCGGTGAAACAACGGAGCTGCGTTTTCCACGATGAAAACTACCAAGGATTCCAG TTGTACAGCTACAACCTTTGCGTGATGCGTTGTCGAGCGGCCAGGGCTTTGGAATTTTGCCACTGCAAGCCACACTTCTATCCTTTCATAG ATGGTCCCGCGTGCACTATCGATGGATTGCGTTGCCTGGCGAAGCATCCTAGCTGGCATGATAAGCAGCCATGTCGTTGTCTGAAGCCCTGTACCGAAATTGTGTACTACGTCATGAGTGCCACCAGATCCCATTG GGCTACAGAGGGAGGAATTCCATTCAAGCAGAAGGCTTCGTTCCGATGGGAAATGATTCAACCAAAAACAAGACTGCGACGAGATGTGCTATTCACTTTTGAGGATTTACTCG TATCGTTTGGCGGTGGCATCGCTTTGTTTGTCGGGAAGGATATGATGGCGTTTGCCGAGTTTCCGATATTTTTAATCACGGAAGCATTACGGCGAACTGCTGCTTCAATCCAGAGAAGAACATAA